ATATATGAGAGATTTAGAAAAATATTTATATGAAAATTCCAAAAACTAGAGAGAATAAGAGAAAAATTTATATATAAAAACGACATAATTTATGATGAATGCATTTATAAAAAATTAGAATAGAGTTTTAATATATAAAGTAAGGTTAAAATGAGTGAGAAAATTTATATAGAAAGAGAAAATAAAATTAAATTATGGTTTAAAATGTGGTTACAAAAAGAAAATAAGGGTATAGAAGAAATATTTTCAGAAACAGCAATTTATATAGAAAGTTGGGGACCTCAATATAATAATTTATCAGAAATTACTTATTGGTTTAATGAGTGGAATCAAAGAGGAACAGTAAAAAAATGGGATATATTAGAATTTACGCACAATAAAAATAAAACTTTTGTTGAGTGGAAATTTTTTTGTGAAATGAATAATGGAGAAATACAAAAGTTTGATGGAGTTTCAATTATAAAATGGAATGAGTTAAATAAAATTATCTATTTAAAAGAATTTGGTTGTAATGATGATACTTATAATCCTTATAAAGAAGAGAGAGAAATAAAAAAATATAATTGGTTTTAGATATAGGAGTTAAAATGAGAAAATTAGATGATATAAAACTTGGAAAATTTTTAAGTCTTATTCTTAGACATAAACCAGAAACAGTAGGAATAACTTTAGATAAAAATGGTTGGGTAGATGTAAATGAGTTAATAGAAAAAATAAAACTTTCAGGTAGATATATTGATATGGAAATACTAGAAAGAATAGTTAGAGAAAATAATAAGAAGAGATACTCTTTTAATGAAAAGAAAGAAAAAATAAGAGCTAGTCAAGGACACTCTATTGAAGTGGAGTTAAATTTAAAAGAGATGACACCTCCAACTATTCTATATCATGGAACAGCAACTAGATTTTTAGAAAGTATTAGAGAAAAAGGAATAATAAAAGGAAAAAGACAATATGTTCATCTGTCTAAAGATATAGAAACTGCCAGAAATGTTGGGAAAAGACATGGAGAAGTAGTTATTTTACTAATAGACATAGAGGGCTTGAAGAAAATTGGACATAAATTTTATCTATCAGAGAATAATGTTTGGTTGAGTGATAATATTCCAAGTAAATATATTTTATGGGATAAAATTATTTATTAAGATATATAAAAAGAAAGGAATAATTATGTATAAAATAATGTCAAATAATTTGACTGACTATGAAGCTATAAATCAGATAGAAGAGATTAATAAGATATTTAATGATAATAACATAGTAATTATGCCAGACTATCATGCTGGAAAAGGTTGTGTAGTAGGAACTACTATGCTGATAACTGATAAAGTTTGTCCTAACCATGTAGGTGTAGATATTGGTTGTGGAATAGCTGGTTATAAAATAGATAAGAGATATTTTAAATTTGATATAGAGAAATTAAAAGAGTTAGATGATATAATAAGAAAAAATATTCCAAGTGGTTTATCAATAAACAAAAGAAAATCAAAATTTATACCTAAAGGTTACGAGATAAAATTAAGAGCTAAGGTAGATAGACAGGCTATGGATAGAGCTTATTTGAGCTTGGGAACTCTTGGTGGAGGAAATCATTTTATAGAAGTAGGAGAGAATGAAGAGTGTTATATTCTATTTGTTCACTCTGGAAGTAGAAATTTAGGAGTTCAAGTGGCAAGTTATCATCAAAATATAGCAATAGATACTTGTAATAAGGAGAGAGTAGAGTATATTTATAATATAACTAAAAATGTAGCTCCAGAAGAGAGAGAAAAGATGATAGAGGAATATAAGAAAGAAAATCCTTATATTCCAAACCTAAGCTGTTATTTAGAAGGAGTTTATTTAGAAGATTATCTCTTTGATATGAGAGTAATGGAAGAGTTTGCATGTTTAAATAGAGAGATAATGATAAAAACTATTTTAGAAAAGTTGGATATTCCCTTTGTTAAAGGAAATTATATAGAGAGTACTCACAACTATATAGAGGATTATAAAGGGCTTCATATTTTGAGAAAAGGAGCTACATCAGCTAAAAAAGATGAAAGA
The genomic region above belongs to uncultured Fusobacterium sp. and contains:
- a CDS encoding nuclear transport factor 2 family protein; this translates as MSEKIYIERENKIKLWFKMWLQKENKGIEEIFSETAIYIESWGPQYNNLSEITYWFNEWNQRGTVKKWDILEFTHNKNKTFVEWKFFCEMNNGEIQKFDGVSIIKWNELNKIIYLKEFGCNDDTYNPYKEEREIKKYNWF
- a CDS encoding RNA 2'-phosphotransferase, whose amino-acid sequence is MRKLDDIKLGKFLSLILRHKPETVGITLDKNGWVDVNELIEKIKLSGRYIDMEILERIVRENNKKRYSFNEKKEKIRASQGHSIEVELNLKEMTPPTILYHGTATRFLESIREKGIIKGKRQYVHLSKDIETARNVGKRHGEVVILLIDIEGLKKIGHKFYLSENNVWLSDNIPSKYILWDKIIY
- a CDS encoding RtcB family protein, which encodes MYKIMSNNLTDYEAINQIEEINKIFNDNNIVIMPDYHAGKGCVVGTTMLITDKVCPNHVGVDIGCGIAGYKIDKRYFKFDIEKLKELDDIIRKNIPSGLSINKRKSKFIPKGYEIKLRAKVDRQAMDRAYLSLGTLGGGNHFIEVGENEECYILFVHSGSRNLGVQVASYHQNIAIDTCNKERVEYIYNITKNVAPEEREKMIEEYKKENPYIPNLSCYLEGVYLEDYLFDMRVMEEFACLNREIMIKTILEKLDIPFVKGNYIESTHNYIEDYKGLHILRKGATSAKKDERVIIPLNMRDGIIIGVGKGNPEWNYSAPHGAGRILSRKKAKENLSLVEFKETMEGIFTTCVSNSTLDESPMAYKPMEEILEVIGDTIEIEEIVKPIYNFKAN